One part of the Cyclobacteriaceae bacterium genome encodes these proteins:
- a CDS encoding transglutaminase family protein: MSDKELKALVSLLDDEDEQVVSHVTDKIRSLGKEIIPYLEQQWESSFNPQVQQKIEGLIHDLQYALIKQRVKEWYASEDQDLLTGLWLIATYQYPDLELEKLKQDLEQLYYEAWLEFKPDLYPFDQVKVLNSVLFNKLKFSANTKNFHSPGNSMINVVLETRRGNPISLCVIYMLVAQKLKLPVYGVNLPNLFVLIYQEGKNSFYINAFNKGLIFSRQDIENYIHELRLTPQPSFFEPCSNLEIIRRVFRNLIMSFDKMGEHEKAEEVKELLLIIADGADLGV, translated from the coding sequence ATGTCAGATAAAGAACTTAAGGCACTGGTTTCGTTATTGGATGATGAGGATGAACAAGTAGTCTCTCACGTAACCGATAAAATCCGTTCTTTAGGTAAAGAAATAATCCCCTACCTCGAACAGCAATGGGAGAGCAGTTTCAATCCCCAGGTACAGCAGAAAATTGAAGGGTTAATTCACGATTTGCAGTATGCGTTGATCAAGCAACGGGTAAAAGAATGGTATGCCAGCGAGGATCAGGATTTACTTACCGGATTGTGGCTGATTGCGACCTACCAATATCCTGACCTGGAATTGGAAAAGTTAAAGCAAGACCTTGAGCAATTGTACTACGAAGCCTGGTTGGAATTTAAACCCGACCTTTACCCGTTCGATCAGGTGAAGGTGCTGAACAGTGTGTTGTTCAACAAACTGAAATTTTCAGCCAACACAAAAAATTTCCATTCGCCTGGTAACTCCATGATAAACGTGGTATTGGAAACGCGCAGGGGAAACCCGATTTCGTTGTGTGTGATTTACATGCTGGTTGCACAAAAATTGAAATTGCCGGTGTATGGCGTAAATCTTCCCAACTTGTTTGTGCTCATCTACCAGGAGGGTAAAAATTCTTTTTATATCAATGCCTTTAACAAAGGCCTTATTTTTTCAAGGCAGGATATCGAAAACTATATCCACGAATTGCGACTCACACCCCAGCCTTCGTTTTTTGAACCCTGCTCAAACCTCGAAATTATCCGTAGGGTGTTCCGAAACCTGATTATGTCATTCGATAAAATGGGCGAGCATGAAAAGGCCGAAGAGGTAAAAGAGTTGCTGCTCATCATTGCTGATGGTGCCGACCTGGGTGTTTAG
- a CDS encoding redoxin domain-containing protein: MKLSILILLLPVLFSNAQTIGNFTLTNVTDNNKISLSSYNTSPAVIIIFTSNTCPFDRHYADRIQKLADNYAGKIPVLLVNSFTDDEESVEAMRTHAQQQKFTIPYLADKDQKVLIQFNARKSPEAFLLKSTAGKFTVAYRGAIDDNAQSAEDVFQFYLKDALERMLAGQKVETTETRPVGCNIRRN, translated from the coding sequence ATGAAGTTATCCATTCTGATCCTTCTTCTGCCGGTGTTGTTCTCCAATGCACAAACGATTGGGAATTTTACCTTGACAAACGTAACCGATAATAACAAGATTTCGCTTTCTTCGTACAACACCTCACCTGCTGTGATTATAATTTTTACCAGCAATACATGCCCTTTCGATCGGCACTATGCCGATCGGATTCAAAAACTTGCCGACAATTATGCGGGAAAAATTCCGGTACTTCTTGTAAACTCATTTACTGATGATGAAGAGTCTGTAGAGGCGATGAGGACCCATGCACAACAGCAAAAATTTACAATACCTTACCTGGCCGACAAAGACCAAAAGGTACTGATTCAATTCAATGCACGAAAAAGCCCCGAAGCATTTTTACTTAAGTCAACAGCAGGGAAATTTACGGTTGCCTACCGGGGCGCCATAGATGACAATGCCCAATCCGCTGAAGACGTCTTTCAATTCTACTTGAAAGATGCATTGGAACGAATGTTGGCCGGGCAGAAAGTTGAAACTACTGAAACACGGCCTGTAGGCTGTAATATCCGCAGAAACTAA